AATGGAGGACGGTCAAGTAGTCGAAAGCGGTAAGCATGAAGAGTTGTTACGAAACAAAGGTGCCTACGAAAGACTTCATGCTCTCCAGTTTCGGGAAACAACATCTGAATCCAATACCTTGCCCGTGACGAGTATGACGGGGTCAACCTGATTGTAGACTCACCGTACTCCAAGTGAATCAGCCTATGAGCATTCGAATACGACTGTACAATTTGGTTACTCGGTGCACTGTCTGCACCCTGGCGCCTTTTTTGCGCCATCATCCTCGCTTTGCAGAGCGATTTCAGGAACGCTTCGGAGATTGGTGTCTAAGCCGGAGTGATGACTATATTTGGATTCATGGAGCTTCTGCGGGTGAGTTAAGTGGGCTGATGCGACTTGTTCCTTGGATACGTCTTCGTTATCCAGAACATAAGATTTTAGTGACCTCGTTTTCGCTAGCGGGTATCACTATGCATCGAGACAAAGCAGATCTATGTCGTCTTCTTCCATTTGACTCGGAGAAATGGATAGGCAAAGCCATTGGTGATGTCTCCATTACATTGTTTCTTTTCGGTGAGACTGAGATTTGGCCCTTAGTACTGACAAAGCTTGCTAGTAGAGGAGTCCCGATCTGCATGGTGAATGGGAGAATTGAAAGGAAGAACTTGGCTCGCTATCGTCTTCTTTTGAAAATATTTCCTCAGTTATTTTCTCTGTTGTCCCAAGCTTTAGTTGTTTCTGAAGCGATGAAAAAACATCTCTTAATGCTCGGAATGAAGGAGGACCAGATTCAGATTACAGGAAATACGAAGTATGATCATGAGCCTCTTTGCTCAGACGATTTGAAAGACCTAATGGGGGTGCTTGATTCTTTGACAGAGGGAAAAGAGAAAAGAGTAAGGTTAACTCTTGGTAGTATTCATCCTGGAGAAGAAAGCTGGTGGTTACCTGAGCTGATTCGATTGAAGGAGAAACGACTGCTGCAGGGGAAGACTTCTTCTAGCCCCCTTTTGATTCTGGTTCCGCGACATTTGGAGAAGTTGGAATATTTTAAGGAGAAGCTTGAAGCGCTGTCCCTTTCTTATCTGTGTTCAAGTGACTTGCAGAATTTGGATCTTCAAGCGATAGATGTGCTTTTGGTGGATGAGTTTGGCAAGCTGGAGAAGTATTATGCATTATCTGATTTTGCTTTTATTGGTGGGACGCTCGTACCGGTAGGGGGCCATAACCCTTTTGAACCAGCTCCATATAAGGTCCCTATCGGCATCGGTATGCATACGAGTAAGATTCGTTCTGAAGTGGAGGCTCTAACGCGTCATGATGCATTTATGTCTATTCATGATAGAGGTGCTATTGAAGAGATTCTATCTGCAACCATTGAATCTTCATCCGAGTTGAAGGCGAGAGCCGAGCGATTATATTCAGTATGGAGTGAAGCGCGTGGCTCCTTAAAAAGAGTTGAACACGCCTTAGATGACCTGCTTGGTTTTAAGGGTTTTGCCGATAGAGAAGAGGTTGCAACCTCCTGTGATGTATTGCGCGGATCAAACAGACATGGAGCAGAGGGATGAAAACAGCACTCTCCGCTGCATATCGACGAGTTACAAGTCTTCGGAATACTTTGTATGACAAGGGTATCTGGAGAACTACATCAACGAGCCTTCCTACCATCTGCATAGGAAATATTACGGTAGGTGGAAGTGGAAAAACACCAATAGTTCAGAAAACAGTGCAGATGTTATCTGCGCAAAACCGACACCCAGTTATATTAATGAGGGGATATGGGGGCAGTATTCGAGGACCAATACAGGTCTCTCAGTTCCATGACGCATCGGAAGTTGGTGATGAGGCAAAGCTTCATGCGGCTGCTTCTGAAGTTCCAGTTGTTGTTGCGCGAGACAGAGTTAGTGGTGCGCAGTTTATCGAAAGCGAACAAATCGGCGATATCATTATACTTGATGATGGGCTCCAACATAGGCGCCTAGCTCGAGATTTGAACGTTATCACTATTGACGTGGCTTCTGAAGGGGTGGCCTCTGATGTTATTTTAGATCGCGTGCTTCCTCTCGGATTGCTGAGGGAGGCTCGACAGGAGGGTTTGCGCAGGGGGCAAATTTTTGTGCTCAATTCGCGAGGTCCTCGAGTTACGAAGTGCCAGTTGGACGCTCTGCGAGCCATTCTTCCGGCACATGTTCCCACGATTGAGGCGTGGATGACGGTAGAGAGGGTTGTTCGAGGAGAGAGAGAATTACAGCCGCCGCAAAAGATTGTAGCAGTAAGTGGAATCGCTAGGCCTTTCGGATTTTATGCTCTACTTGAAGAGATGGGCTTTGAAATTATCGCAAAGCATGCTTTTGAAGATCATGCATCCTTTGATCTTGATGTAGTCACAAAATTACGTCGCACCTATCCAGAGAGTGCTTTTGTCTGTACCTCAAAGGATCTTGCAAGAATGGCTGATGATGAGGCGAGCAGATGGTGGGTGCCAGAGGTTCAAGTAGAATTTAGTGAACCAGAGGTTTTTAGAAAGTCAATCTTCAGCGTGATATCGTCATAATCGCAAGTTGCTTCTAGGGGTGATCTTATCGTACACGGCCAAGTTTACTCTTTGCCTCAGCTGGCAAGGCTATCCATTCTCTGACAGGGGCATCTGTCTCAGCGACTAGCTGTTCAAATAGAGGCTCAGCACTTCCAAGGGACATAAGCTTGCCATCATCTTGTTGTACTTTTAGAGAGTGTTTGGAATCACTGCGATGCATATGGCTGAGACGAAAGTTGTGGAGATAGTACTTGGGGTCATAGCCAGAATTTTGTACCGCCTCAGTTGCCTTTTTTAGGAGTTCATCTTTATCCTCTTCAGGAAGAATTCTTACTGTTTTTAGCAGCCTTCTATTGAGAAGCCTCCGAGCAAGATCTGCTAAAATCGTATCGCTTGATTTCTGCCATTGTAGTAAGTGATAGCGCCACCAGCCCTCTCGCATCTGAAAGATTGTTGGCAAAGAAAGTTCTAAGGGATCCTTTGCAGAGAGGACCTCTTGCATTACTTGATCCGCAAAATAGGAGGATTCAGAAATCGCCCTTAGGCGCATTGCGATAGCAACATTGAGCATATCAGCCGCCATTAACGTTCTATGTTGATAGATTTGTCGATACATCGCATGTCGAGAAAGACTGAAATGCATAAGGGCATCCAGGCGATTTTCTTTAATAGTGAGTCTCCCATCTGTAGAAATATGAAGAGAGCCAACTAGAGCAGGTATATTGTATTGCCCGTAGCTCACCCCTGCCAGTACGCTGTCGACCACACACCAGTTGCCACGATCAACATTCCAAGCTCCTCCAGAGATAATTTCCCATGTCCATGATGGAAGAACCGCGTCCTCTCGGAGAATTTGGGTGACAAGTCGGGGCAAATTTGGATCGCAATCCTCGAGAATTGCTCTTATCTCTTGGTCCTCTTGAATAATGTTGCATCCGATCTCTTCGTGGGCATCATTGCCACTTGGAAACCAGGTCGTATAGGCAGTATGAGAGCCAGGTGCAATATGTCCGATATCGTGGAGAAGAGCAGCTACTTGAATCGCACTTCTGTATGGCTCGATTTGATGAGAATGATTTTCCTCGAGAGATTCGAGGAGTATTTTTGCCAAATACGCGACCCCAATGCTGTGCCCAAATCGCGAGTGTTCAGAAAACATATAGACAAGCCGGGTATTTGCCGTTTGACTTATGTCACGTAATCGCTGAAACCATTGGGTATCAATCAGCTTAAGAACAAGAGCATCGCTGGGTATTTTACGGGAAAAAGAGACGATCGGCTGTGCGACATCGGCAAAACTGACAATATCTGACATATGAACTTTCTCCTGTTAGATTTCTTCAGCTTGAGTTCTGACGAGTGGTTGTTGGCGAATAACCGTTAGCCCGTAACTTGCCAATCCAGCTTCAGGCGCTTCGCTGCTTGCCAGGAGGTCTATTTTTTTCACTCCTAAGTCACGAAGGATTTGGGCACCTAAGCCATATTCTTTCATTCTTGTACCCACAGGTCGTTTATGTCGATTTTCTTGCTTTAATGAGCGAGCCAGGGGCGTCTGTTCGGGTCTACGGAGGTAAATGAGTACGCCTACTTCTGCCTGACTAATGGCTTGCAATGCGACGTGAAGCGGAGTGTTCTCTCGTGCCGATGATGCTCCAAAAACATCTATAAATGTATCTTCTGGATGTACTCGAGTCAGCACAGGGACATCTTGTGTAATTTCGCCCTTCACTAATGCAATATGATCTCCTTTATGGATTTCAGAGCGGTAGAGATAGGCTTTCATATCGTTCTCGTAGGAGGTTGGCAAATTAACTTCATTTATCCTACGAATAAGCTGCTCATGCTTTAGCCGATGTTCTATAAGCCCACTGATCGTCACACACCCTATGCCATCGCTTGTAACAACGCTGTGCCAATCTTTCTGAGTCGCGTATTCACCTTGTTCGTTGAAGAATTCGAGGAAGCATGCGGCATCTCTGAAGCCAGAGAGTAGAGTCATATCCAGAGCTGCCTCGGCCAAAGCGCTTCTTACGAGACATCCTCCCTCGCGAGTCCTTATCGGAAAAATATGTCCGGGTTTAACGATTCCTCTTGGATTGGGCTCATTCATTCCCAATACTTTTATGGTCTCTGCCCGATCATGAGCACTAATTCCTGTAGAAACATTTTTTCTTGCTTCAACGGATACGAGTTCCCGGGGTGTGTTTGTGCGGGTATCTCGGGATTCGAATCTATTAAAACCCATCGGTTCGAGTTGAAAGGTTTCCGCACGTTTTGGGCTGAGTGCAACCTGAATCGTCGCGCCATTTGTTTTCTTGAGGCACGAGTTGACGAGCTCAGGAGTGGCGATCTCTGCTGGAAAAACTAAGGCGGAACGGTAGAAAATATCGGTATCATCGATCAGCAAAATTGGTTGTTGATCCTTAAAACTGGTTTGGATAATAGAAGTGAGATCCGCCCCAGACTCCGGTATCCCTTCCAAGAGGTTACCAGTGGTCTCGGTTGGTTGTGATGATGAAGTGTGCAGAGTGGAACGCATCTCATTTGGAGTAGTTGCGGGATGCTTTGCTTGAGCGGTTGATGGCGGATATTTTTCGTCTGTCATGCGAGAATCTATGATCGTCTTTATGCACTAAAAGACACTTTTTAGTCAGAAAAGGCAAACGCAAATCTATAGAAGTTATCTGTTTTTACTCCGATTGATTCGCTACGAGGTTTTCGTATAGCAAATTTTGGTTTAAGTATGGAGCCAAAGGTGTCGATGATACTATTAGTCGAGGAAAAAGGGTGCTCTCTTGGGAGAGCTCAGTAGCAAGGTAAGATACGCCCCGTCGGTTTGCTAGTTGTTAGGATGGAGCTATGGATACTGAGATTGTTCTGAATCAGACCTCAGCAGAAAGGGAAAAACCAAGTAAATTCAGTGAGCCAGAAAAGATGGTAATTCGTGCAAGGCGAACTGCTTTCGTTGCGCGATTTATTGTCCTACGAGAGTCCAAAAGAACTCGTGCACATCGTGTTATTGAACTTCTTGAATGGAATGATTTAACCGAAGTCGAGGCTCTTGCCGCTACCTTTAGGAAGGCTTTCGAGGAAAATGGGGATAATATGGTCCCAGTGGATAGAGATATCCGACGGGCACTCGCTCATTCATCTCGTTCATTGAATCACTTTATTCGCGAGTACTGTACTCGGGCAACCAATAATTTTATAGATGCGCTCATCGACTACGAGCGCTCCAACGCGCTACTATTCGGTGATGATGAGTCTCCTAAGCCTGGCGGATGGAGATTGCCTTCTGAATTGATGAAGCAAAGAGAGCAGGCAGCTCTGTAGTTGGAGAAGAATCTCTGTCGCCGATACTGGCAACCCTATTCTGTCCTGACGGAACGCTAGTCTGCCTTGACGGGAGAAGAGTCATGCTTTGTACAATGGGATCCTTCCATATGGTGGCACATCAGTGCGCGGGTCCCCCACAGAGCGATCTAGAATAGAGAGCGATCTAGAATAGAGCATAGATGAAAGGCGAGAGCGCACTGCCTTGTGTCATCACCAATAGTGTTCCCACGAGAAGAAAAACACTCACCATGGGGATTAGCCACCATGCTTTCTTTTCTATCAGAAGCTGAGCGAGTTGTTTTACCGTTCCACTTTTCGACATCTGGACTCCTTCCATACAGGAAACAAACAGGACAATAGCTTTTCCCCGATGGGGCAAGGGTAGCAGAAACTACATCGAAACGCATCAGTATGACCCTGATTATAATCCTTCCGTTAAAGATTTTACTCTCTGATTTGATGAACTGATGCTGTTCCTGTCCTTCTGTGAGATGAGTCTCATGCTCATGGTAAGCATTTGATTAAACGGGGCATGATGACTTATTCAAGGTCGTGTCGAGTGAAAGAGCTATCATGCTCTCGATCCACAAATGCCAGATACATAACCGTATAGGGCAACACAGAAAGATAGCAACACAGAAAGATGATGTAATAAGGGCATGACGCAATAGAAAGGTGCTGGGATAGCACAAGGCTTCGAATTAGGCAGCTACCTGGTTGGAGTCTTTAAACTCCTCTTGAATGATGCGTTCCACCTCTTCAATTAATGAACCGATAGCGTACGCCCACACGTATTGACCGGCTTTTTTCCCTGTCAAAACCTCTGCAATTTGAGACTTGTCCTGAACTCTGTGTTTGATGAAGAGTTGTTTGCCATCGGTCAACAGAACCATATCTGATGGATTCTTATGTAACTTCGGAATCCTTTTTCGGAGATAATCAATACCTCGACGGAAACGGTTTACAGGGAGCCCTTCTTTTTTCATCCGAAACAGCCAGCAGAGAAGAATGAGGTCTGAATAAGAATATTTGTTTCTTCCGCGGTTGAGAGATTTGCCTGTGCACGGCACAAGATTTGTTCGAGAGTAATAGTTCAGAAGAGCGAGTCCAATCTTTTCTGTGCCCCCCGTTAGGCGCCGCAGAATAGCTTGCACCTCTTTCGCCGTAAATTCGCGAGAGACAAATTCTTTTGGAGTAATAACTTCAGACATGTGCAGCAGATTAAAAATTGGTAGACGTTCTGTCAATTGCAATAGTCCAACACTGTAACAAAGTTCCTGCTCCTAAGCATCCTAGAAACAAGGTTGATGAGAAGCTTTCTTCCATAGCTATTCGATAAACATGCCTAAGTACTTGGAAAGAGACAGAGAACTGTTGGAACCTCATCGCGTCCCATGGCGTGTACTCCCCTGAAGCCATCTTTTGCCCCCGGAAGATCACCCCGAACAAATAACTGAGTAGAGCCCCCACCATCAAAGTTTAAGGCTTCACGACAACCGATCTGAGGGCTTGACAGGATTTCTCCAAGTTCTTTCAAGGTGGCACCTCTGAACGGGGATGAGGAGATAAAAAGAATGTATTCAGCGGGGGACTTCAGGCAAATGCCACTTCTCCGCGATTCATTTATATCATCAAGCTTTTCCGCAATTTTACCATTGATAACGAGCCTCGGCCCGGACTGAATTGCTTCGAGTCCTATTCCTGTGTGAGTTTTGTCGCGTGGGACTATCTCAAGCCTTTCATGATAGGCTAAGAAGAGGCCGGTGAGTAACGTGCCACCCAGTTGCATCCTTTTATGCTCGATTCCTCGACTTACAACCAATCCAAGAGGGTCACCATTTTGATCAAAGAAGTGAGCGTTGATGCAGGCGGATGCGCCTGTCTGTTTACTGTACCACTCTATGTCACCTCTCTTTCGATGGAATGATGATGCTCGTACAACTTGGGGTCGAAAGTAATCAAGGGAGCTCTTCAAGAGCATTATATCTCCGGGTAAGAACCCCGTTGAGAGTTCGATATCCATGATCTGAAGCCCTTTAGCGATATCTTTCCATTCCGTTTGGGAAAGGTCTTTGAGCGATTCTTGTTGTGATAGAATAGAGGAGGCAGGATTTGGTCGTCCTTTTTGCGGTATCACGGCATCATTTTGCGCAAAGCAGCTCCCCGTGGGAAAGACCGTAGAAGAAAACAAGGAAAGTGAAATTATCGTGAAGAGGCGTATGACACTACATGCTAGGCATCTGACCAACAGGAATAGAACGGCGATAGTCGCTGACCAGAGATATTCCATAACAACATCCATGGGGTAGAGGCTATCGTCTTATGGAGATAAAAAAAAGCCGGTTGGGGGGCCAACCGGCTTGGATATCAAATCTGCAGCCTCGCATTTCTGCATGCATTCTGCTTGAATTTGACTGTAGACGAAAACACATAATGCCTTTCAGGCGAAGAGTGTGTGTGCGTGTGGTCAAGGAGACCTGAAAAGCGTATTCATGCCTACACTCGGTTCCTCTTCATGATTTGTGCCAACATCTTCTCCTACTCTGGGGATGTCGTACGCCCCCTCCGTTAAAACGCAGGTCTATTTTATCTCCTCTGTCGGCAAAAATGATTCTGAGTGGCAAAATCTACCGCCCCGTTGTTGGGGTGTCCTGCGTGTTACGGGTGAGTCTTGCCGTTCGTTTTAAGTGGTAATTTCCTCCTATTTTCTTTATTGCTTGACTCTTGAGCATCAACGATTAAGCTCCAACCCCTAATGTTCCCGTCCTTTTAGAGAGCAAGTATCTATATGAGTAGTGACACCCTGAGGAGTCGTCTTTCCCATTTACTAACGAAAAGTCGTAAGGCTGCTTATCTTTATCAACACACGGCACAAGAGACGCAGAAGGGATTGGAGAAAGAGCAGGATCAACGCAGATCGGGTAGGAGCGGTGGGAAGAAGCTCCAGGGTTTTGCAGGGCAGAAACCAGCTAATGAAAAAAAATACTCAAATTTACAAGTGCTGGTATGGCAACATGTCAATGAAAGCCTCTCAGCATCGCTTCGGAAGTTGCTCCAGACATACTCCCAACGAGAGCTATCTCATCAGGCACTCAAGCTGCGTGACTCCCTGTATGATGCGTGGAGACGGGTAGAGGGAGAGCTTCATCAAGAGAGAGAAGCTTTGCGCATGGCAGTGGCTGAAGAGCACTATGTACGCAGTACGATTTTGGCTGAAAAGCTTATTGTATTAAAGGCACGGGTTCAGGCCACTAAGGCGGCTTTCAGTGAGTATGAAGCTGTGGTCGTGGATTTGACCCGTAGTGATGGG
The bacterium DNA segment above includes these coding regions:
- a CDS encoding HD domain-containing protein, encoding MSDIVSFADVAQPIVSFSRKIPSDALVLKLIDTQWFQRLRDISQTANTRLVYMFSEHSRFGHSIGVAYLAKILLESLEENHSHQIEPYRSAIQVAALLHDIGHIAPGSHTAYTTWFPSGNDAHEEIGCNIIQEDQEIRAILEDCDPNLPRLVTQILREDAVLPSWTWEIISGGAWNVDRGNWCVVDSVLAGVSYGQYNIPALVGSLHISTDGRLTIKENRLDALMHFSLSRHAMYRQIYQHRTLMAADMLNVAIAMRLRAISESSYFADQVMQEVLSAKDPLELSLPTIFQMREGWWRYHLLQWQKSSDTILADLARRLLNRRLLKTVRILPEEDKDELLKKATEAVQNSGYDPKYYLHNFRLSHMHRSDSKHSLKVQQDDGKLMSLGSAEPLFEQLVAETDAPVREWIALPAEAKSKLGRVR
- the lpxK gene encoding tetraacyldisaccharide 4'-kinase, which produces MKTALSAAYRRVTSLRNTLYDKGIWRTTSTSLPTICIGNITVGGSGKTPIVQKTVQMLSAQNRHPVILMRGYGGSIRGPIQVSQFHDASEVGDEAKLHAAASEVPVVVARDRVSGAQFIESEQIGDIIILDDGLQHRRLARDLNVITIDVASEGVASDVILDRVLPLGLLREARQEGLRRGQIFVLNSRGPRVTKCQLDALRAILPAHVPTIEAWMTVERVVRGERELQPPQKIVAVSGIARPFGFYALLEEMGFEIIAKHAFEDHASFDLDVVTKLRRTYPESAFVCTSKDLARMADDEASRWWVPEVQVEFSEPEVFRKSIFSVISS
- a CDS encoding phosphodiester glycosidase family protein produces the protein MDVVMEYLWSATIAVLFLLVRCLACSVIRLFTIISLSLFSSTVFPTGSCFAQNDAVIPQKGRPNPASSILSQQESLKDLSQTEWKDIAKGLQIMDIELSTGFLPGDIMLLKSSLDYFRPQVVRASSFHRKRGDIEWYSKQTGASACINAHFFDQNGDPLGLVVSRGIEHKRMQLGGTLLTGLFLAYHERLEIVPRDKTHTGIGLEAIQSGPRLVINGKIAEKLDDINESRRSGICLKSPAEYILFISSSPFRGATLKELGEILSSPQIGCREALNFDGGGSTQLFVRGDLPGAKDGFRGVHAMGRDEVPTVLCLFPST